From the Acinetobacter wanghuae genome, one window contains:
- a CDS encoding Rrf2 family transcriptional regulator, producing MRLTTRGRYAVTALLDLALQPTEQTITLAEIAARQTISVAYLEQLFAKLKRHGLVSSVRGANGGYHLARAAADITVLEIIEAVNETVDATRCDHKGNCQNGAMCLTHDLWQELSHHIADYLAKISLADLVARDNVQTVSLRQNSASFDSALLSVTGI from the coding sequence ATGCGCCTAACCACTCGCGGTCGCTACGCAGTGACTGCTCTACTTGATCTAGCTTTGCAGCCAACTGAACAAACGATCACGCTTGCTGAAATTGCAGCTCGACAAACGATTTCTGTTGCTTATCTAGAGCAGTTATTTGCCAAACTCAAGCGTCACGGCCTCGTGTCAAGCGTACGCGGTGCCAATGGTGGGTATCACCTTGCTCGTGCTGCTGCCGATATCACTGTGTTAGAAATTATTGAAGCTGTAAACGAAACTGTTGATGCAACACGTTGCGACCACAAAGGCAACTGCCAAAATGGTGCAATGTGCTTGACTCATGATTTATGGCAGGAACTCTCCCACCACATTGCCGATTATCTTGCGAAAATCTCGCTTGCTGACTTAGTTGCACGTGATAACGTTCAAACCGTTTCACTTCGCCAAAACTCAGCATCATTTGATTCAGCCCTTTTATCGGTTACAGGTATTTGA
- a CDS encoding phasin family protein, whose protein sequence is MDKSTIAQEEDPQLNEKTVKVKQRSSSDRKSVLDFRKYTKQIWLAGLGAFSRAEEEGNKLFDSLVQVGEELESKTSEIADQTVEKVSEKAKESVTDTKDKVEKLIDSSVHHSLNRIGLVTLKDVQYLERLILQLHEKVDLLSAELDKKQPESTKKSQ, encoded by the coding sequence ATGGACAAGTCAACAATCGCGCAAGAAGAAGATCCTCAATTAAATGAAAAGACGGTGAAAGTGAAGCAGAGATCGAGTTCCGATCGTAAATCGGTATTGGACTTCAGGAAGTATACCAAGCAAATTTGGTTGGCTGGACTCGGTGCATTTTCGCGTGCAGAGGAAGAAGGCAACAAGCTTTTTGACTCGCTGGTTCAAGTTGGTGAAGAGCTTGAATCTAAAACGTCTGAAATTGCCGATCAAACTGTGGAAAAAGTCTCAGAGAAGGCCAAAGAATCTGTCACAGATACCAAAGATAAAGTCGAAAAACTGATTGATAGCTCTGTTCATCATTCTTTGAATCGGATAGGATTAGTGACATTGAAGGACGTACAATATTTAGAAAGGCTCATCCTTCAATTACATGAGAAAGTAGATTTACTCAGTGCTGAGCTAGATAAAAAGCAGCCAGAATCAACGAAAAAATCACAATAA
- a CDS encoding HU family DNA-binding protein, producing MNKSELIDAIAANGGLSKADAGKALDATIASITEALKSGDTVTLVGFGTFGVKERAARTGRNPQTGATLEIKASKVPSFKAGKGLKDAVA from the coding sequence ATGAATAAATCAGAATTAATTGATGCAATTGCAGCAAATGGGGGATTATCTAAAGCTGACGCAGGTAAAGCTTTGGATGCTACAATTGCGTCTATTACTGAAGCACTAAAATCAGGTGACACTGTTACTTTGGTTGGTTTTGGTACTTTCGGTGTGAAAGAACGTGCTGCTCGTACTGGTCGTAACCCACAAACTGGCGCAACGCTTGAAATTAAAGCAAGCAAAGTACCAAGCTTTAAAGCGGGTAAAGGCTTGAAAGATGCTGTTGCTTAA